The following are from one region of the Vitis riparia cultivar Riparia Gloire de Montpellier isolate 1030 chromosome 9, EGFV_Vit.rip_1.0, whole genome shotgun sequence genome:
- the LOC117921689 gene encoding uncharacterized protein LOC117921689: MGSEAKSNGGNGGFRSRMEYYLYSGDKKHVLAGIAIFSIAFGIPWYLMTRGTKQDSHQDYMDRAEKARRARLSTSSSPDKNDI, translated from the exons ATGGGAAGCGAAGCCAAGAGCAATGGCGGCAATGGAGGTTTCAGGTCAAGAATGGAGTACTACCTCTACAGTGGGGACAAGAAGCACGTCCTTGCGGGCATTGCCATCTTCAGCATCGCCTTTGGGATTCCATGGTATCTAATGACCCGAG GAACAAAGCAAGATTCTCATCAAGATTACATGGACAGAGCTGAAAAAGCAAGGAGGGCAAGGCTTTCTACAAGTTCATCACctgataaaaatgatatttga
- the LOC117921862 gene encoding magnesium transporter MRS2-1-like has product MDDDGDMAEMYLTEKKRRMESSFYGEQSLMGYRSIDGALSVSAPVSPVPSPPETRRLEKSLSVTRSRHESMKSSESATESIEELEMLLEAYFVVIDSTLNKLTSLKEYIDDTEDFINIQLVRVVSFLYAWFRESESN; this is encoded by the exons ATGGATGATGATGGAGACATGGCTGAAATGTATCTCACCGAGAAGAAAAGGCGGATGGAATCATCATTCTATGGTGAGCAGTCTTTGATGGGATACAGATCAATTGATGGTGCACTCTCTGTTTCTGCTCCAGTTTCTCCTGTTCCTTCACCTCCTGAGACACGGAGGCTTGAAAAAAGCTTAAGCGTCACAAGAAGCCGGCATGAAAGTATGAAGAGTTCAGAGAGTGCAACAGAGAGTATAGAAGAGTTGGAGATGTTGTTGGAAGCATATTTTGTTGTCATTGATAGCACCCTCAACAAGCTAACTTCG CTGAAGGAATACATTGATGACACAGAAGATTTCATTAACATTCAGCTGGTACGTGTTGTTTCTTTCTTATATGCTTGGTTTCgagaaa GTGAATCTAATTGA